A stretch of the Planktothricoides raciborskii GIHE-MW2 genome encodes the following:
- a CDS encoding transposase family protein, giving the protein MESQIILTLTYLRDLRTFQLLVIQFGVSETTANDTFNYWFPLLGEIFPPSLISQKKLQRSRNC; this is encoded by the coding sequence ATAGAATCACAAATAATTTTAACCTTAACATATTTACGTGATTTAAGAACATTTCAGTTGCTGGTTATTCAGTTTGGCGTAAGTGAGACAACCGCCAATGATACGTTTAACTATTGGTTTCCCCTCCTGGGAGAAATCTTCCCACCGAGTTTAATATCACAAAAAAAACTCCAGCGATCACGAAATTGTTAA
- a CDS encoding NF038122 family metalloprotease, with translation MLNQQNNQNTNKPIREEANTGKNSQALLPIKSGQSLAKVALAIGSLIATSPSAQALNIHFDYAANTSLQVRSSFEMAASIWENLLSDNLDVRIEVGMVNFATEFGNGSNGTEDYSKILGLALPKFWEPDNGFQAFKTALAADAKSANDATAVANLNISQQIKDNYDLILTQANAKSLGLYNGSSTAFDGQIRINSAFNWDLDLTPNSGSTGVDQFHYLSVAIHEIAHVLGFTSGLDSNEWVTANSEGSATPGSTTARNQFTSLDSFRFNENGVLDVAQVTNATAKRYFSINGGATNLGQLSTGVNGDGYQASHWKNDKFLDANGNLVVNEMLGIMDPAFGMGERGKVSALDLTALDAIGWDLSGKTWNSLNMDTLAAQASTTATMSIFQDMLQQFQAQQGLRWSWWGRRWAVTEDGLLAAAGLTSLNQLNQSNQDEAFQKMLSYAATVGSVNPNSLPPATSVPEPTTTVALMGMGLLGLSAGRKRRQSKSSG, from the coding sequence ATGCTCAACCAACAGAACAACCAAAACACCAACAAGCCTATCCGAGAGGAAGCTAACACTGGTAAAAACTCACAAGCTTTACTGCCAATCAAGTCGGGACAATCCTTGGCAAAGGTGGCGCTGGCGATAGGTTCCTTAATTGCCACCAGTCCTTCGGCCCAAGCATTAAACATCCATTTTGATTATGCGGCCAACACTTCCTTACAAGTTAGGTCAAGTTTTGAAATGGCTGCGAGTATTTGGGAAAATTTGTTGTCTGACAACCTAGATGTCCGCATTGAAGTGGGCATGGTCAACTTTGCTACAGAATTTGGCAATGGAAGCAACGGCACAGAAGACTATTCCAAAATCTTGGGTTTGGCCTTGCCAAAATTCTGGGAACCAGACAATGGCTTCCAAGCATTTAAAACGGCTTTGGCAGCAGATGCCAAATCTGCCAATGATGCGACGGCGGTTGCTAATCTGAATATCTCTCAACAGATTAAAGATAACTACGATCTGATTCTGACCCAAGCCAACGCCAAATCTTTGGGACTCTACAATGGCAGCAGTACCGCTTTTGATGGTCAGATTCGGATTAATAGTGCATTTAATTGGGACTTGGATCTGACTCCCAACTCAGGCAGTACCGGAGTCGATCAGTTTCACTATTTAAGTGTGGCGATTCACGAAATTGCTCACGTTCTTGGTTTCACCAGTGGGTTGGATAGTAATGAATGGGTGACGGCGAACAGTGAAGGATCCGCTACTCCAGGAAGCACAACGGCAAGAAATCAATTTACTTCTTTGGACTCCTTCCGCTTTAACGAAAACGGCGTGCTGGATGTGGCCCAAGTCACCAATGCCACGGCGAAACGTTATTTTTCCATTAATGGTGGGGCAACGAATCTGGGTCAATTGTCTACAGGTGTCAACGGTGATGGTTATCAAGCCAGCCACTGGAAAAATGACAAGTTCTTAGATGCCAATGGTAATCTGGTGGTGAATGAGATGCTGGGGATTATGGATCCGGCATTTGGCATGGGTGAACGGGGCAAAGTTTCCGCCCTGGATTTGACGGCTTTGGATGCGATCGGCTGGGATTTGTCCGGGAAAACCTGGAATAGTCTGAATATGGACACTTTGGCCGCACAAGCGAGTACCACTGCCACTATGTCTATATTCCAAGATATGCTACAGCAGTTTCAGGCGCAACAAGGTCTTCGCTGGTCTTGGTGGGGTCGCCGTTGGGCGGTGACAGAGGATGGGCTATTGGCTGCCGCTGGTTTAACCTCTTTGAATCAATTAAATCAGAGCAATCAAGATGAAGCATTTCAGAAAATGCTCTCATACGCCGCTACGGTAGGGTCTGTTAATCCCAATTCTTTGCCCCCGGCAACCTCAGTTCCCGAACCCACGACAACCGTTGCTTTGATGGGTATGGGTCTGTTGGGTCTGAGTGCTGGACGCAAGCGTCGTCAAAGCAAATCATCTGGCTAA